The Schistosoma haematobium chromosome Unknown HiC_scaffold_107, whole genome shotgun sequence sequence TAAATGACGATTGGTCTCAAGTTATTGTGCCCACGATAGAAACTGAAAGTGATCCCGAACAGATTATTAAGTGTGTAAtgcactactcggtgcgagaaacggaactccagacgtaaacggtttgatctcggtttttgaactttcttcgaatgtcctctcaaatgatcggttctagacggaaacaaaagataagacatgttaataccaaggtcatcgttcagtatacgataagccaatattagatcaccccgtattgtacggtaagataacggaaataagttaaggtgtctcagtctgtcttcataagataggccagctagaccttgtaccatcttagtagctcgtcgttggactctttctagcatacctgcttcatatttgaaacaaggacgcgctgcttgaatcccgtattctaaatgtggtcgcacataaatcgggcatagtaatccaaacatttcatcatctaaatactgaaaagacctacgaattgaccataatatcctatagccttttgcagcaacagccttacagtgactagtcgttttgaggtcattgcttaatataactcctaagtctttatagtttcttgctttgggtggcacgaatccacgtagtgtatagtcatacgattcatcagagttatttaactgcatcactacactcttattaggatttacttctagtgaccacctgtctaaccatgccaccaatgagctaagatcgtcctgtaatactattctatccgacatactatgtatgggtctccaaatctttatgtcatcagcgaagagtagaacggatgattttgctacagttggcaattcatttacataaagtaagaagagaagaggaatgaggattgtaccttggagaactccactttttacaggtacccacgaggagagagccccattaacccctACCCTTTGtttcctgtcatggagaaagttacttatccaatcgacgactgtttattggattccaaaacgtttcagtttgaatttaagaccagagtgggaaaccttatcaaaggctttacttagatctatgaaaattacatccacaggagcattccgatcctttgccgcaacccactcttctcgtgcaacgagaagatttgtcaagcaagataggcctttctgaaaaccatgttgttccctggagaaaagattttgcccttcaacatagtttataacagctatccgaatgattttctccatcagtttcacaactgcactagttaagctaacgagtctatagttactaactaaatccctactcccagccttatacaccagacttattatggcgtctttccagtctctaggcagtctggactgtctcagagacatgtcgaatagtatcgctaatggttcagcaatttcatctgatatggctttcataatcctaggctgaatatcatcaggaccactggacttatcaggtttgagatgctgaagtagccttaaaacagtatctttctcaatgactacaggatccatcagcgagccATCACGGTCATGACGAAtcattggtcgttcctcattaccaatagaaaacactttactaaaatattccgataaagcttcagctttttcggcatcattctctgctaagattaacggattGTCTCGTATCaaaagcgatggaattccatcgcttctcttagttcgcctttttatatacgagaataaccgtttcggactatatctagaatccctaaccaattgtttttcgtatgatagtctagtcttgcttattaacgctttacaggcattcctaatcttacaataactggatctgtattgttctaagccagtagggatgaacatattccagtgattcttcctttttctaaggagtttcctgacTGTTTTAgctatccatggtggact is a genomic window containing:
- a CDS encoding uncharacterized protein (EggNog:ENOG410VGNY~COG:S), whose protein sequence is MSDRIVLQDDLSSLVAWLDRWSLEVNPNKSVVMQLNNSDESYDYTLRGFVPPKARNYKDLGVILSNDLKTTSHCKAVAAKGYRILWSIRRSFQYLDDEMFGLLCPIYVRPHLEYGIQAARPCFKYEAGMLERVQRRATKMVQGLAGLSYEDRLRHLNLFPLSYRTIRGDLILAYRILNDDLGINMSYLLFPSRTDHLRGHSKKVQKPRSNRLRLEFRFSHRVVHYTLNNLFGITFSFYRGHNNLRPIVI